A single window of Actinoallomurus bryophytorum DNA harbors:
- a CDS encoding Lrp/AsnC family transcriptional regulator: MGNLIDMPPHRRTRPNTSSPPAAGGFDVPEQSPAVPLDEVDRRILVLLSEDSRRSQRALARELGMSAPAVRERIGRLERLGVIRGYGVRLDWSAAGYPMTVYLSISAVQGYQQGEIVKQIARMPEVEWLDIVTGGIDMLARLRVRDHAHLRQVLVEEIWKLEGVQRTETSLAIVEIEPRNLVAELLSEPPDDQE, encoded by the coding sequence GTGGGTAATCTCATCGACATGCCCCCGCATCGCCGTACCCGCCCCAACACCTCATCGCCTCCGGCCGCAGGCGGCTTCGACGTGCCCGAGCAGTCCCCGGCGGTTCCGCTCGACGAGGTGGACCGCCGGATACTCGTGCTCCTCAGTGAGGACTCCCGGCGCTCCCAGCGTGCGCTGGCCCGCGAGCTCGGGATGTCCGCCCCGGCGGTCAGGGAGCGGATCGGGCGCCTGGAGCGCCTCGGCGTGATCCGTGGTTACGGCGTCCGGCTGGACTGGAGCGCCGCGGGCTACCCGATGACGGTCTACCTCAGCATCAGCGCCGTCCAGGGTTACCAGCAGGGCGAGATCGTCAAGCAGATCGCCCGCATGCCGGAGGTCGAGTGGCTCGACATCGTCACCGGCGGGATCGACATGCTCGCCCGACTCCGGGTGCGTGATCATGCGCATCTGCGGCAGGTGCTGGTGGAGGAGATCTGGAAGCTCGAGGGCGTACAGCGCACCGAGACGTCGCTGGCCATCGTGGAGATCGAGCCGAGGAACCTCGTGGCCGAGCTGCTCTCGGAGCCGCCGGACGACCAGGAGTGA
- a CDS encoding creatininase family protein, with amino-acid sequence MQIADRLERDDRIVLPVGSTEQHGYLSLGTDALLAERVSVEAAEPLGVPVLPVLPFGMAPYFARYPGSMTLRIGTYVAVLRDLLDCLAGQGFRRIAVINGHGGNAPVAGLIREWISEPRPERVQVLFHSWYNAPKTAEAASRFDEDQYHGSWLENFPWTRVAGVEIPEGSAPVLPRSQANNLTADEMRERSTDGSLGGAYRRSDEDMRVVWDAGVAEVRELLEEGWL; translated from the coding sequence ATGCAAATCGCCGACCGGCTCGAGCGCGATGACCGCATCGTGCTCCCGGTCGGCTCGACCGAGCAGCACGGGTACCTTTCGCTGGGTACCGACGCGCTGCTCGCCGAGCGGGTGTCGGTGGAGGCGGCCGAGCCGCTCGGCGTGCCGGTGCTGCCGGTCCTGCCGTTCGGCATGGCGCCCTATTTCGCGCGCTATCCGGGCAGCATGACCCTGCGCATCGGCACGTACGTCGCGGTGCTGCGCGACCTGCTCGACTGCCTCGCCGGCCAGGGCTTCCGCCGGATCGCGGTCATCAACGGCCACGGCGGCAACGCGCCCGTCGCCGGCCTCATCCGCGAATGGATCTCCGAGCCGCGCCCCGAGCGGGTGCAGGTGCTGTTCCACAGCTGGTACAACGCGCCGAAGACCGCCGAGGCGGCGAGCCGGTTCGACGAGGACCAGTACCACGGCTCCTGGCTGGAGAACTTCCCGTGGACCAGGGTCGCCGGGGTGGAGATCCCCGAGGGCTCCGCCCCGGTCCTGCCCCGGTCGCAGGCGAACAACCTGACCGCGGACGAGATGAGGGAACGTTCCACGGACGGCAGCCTGGGCGGGGCCTACCGGCGTTCCGACGAGGACATGCGGGTCGTGTGGGACGCGGGCGTCGCCGAGGTACGCGAACTCCTGGAGGAGGGATGGCTGTGA
- a CDS encoding SDR family NAD(P)-dependent oxidoreductase: MNGRAAVVTGTAHGIGSAIADLLEADGVRVHRVDKDTADLTDSAAVGAFFAGVGDVDILVNNAGGVVGQTHHPIEEITDDAWSAVVAANLTSTFLCTRAVAPGMKRRGWGRIVNISSGAGRSVSLTGIQAYASSKAGQIGFTRQMAHELGPFGITVNCIAPGFVLSNPTTVRQWESYGEQGQSALVEGIAVRRLGRPDDIANGVRFFVSEDSSWITGQTISIDGGHALF; this comes from the coding sequence GTGAACGGAAGAGCCGCCGTCGTCACGGGCACGGCGCACGGGATCGGGTCGGCCATCGCGGACCTGCTGGAGGCGGACGGGGTCCGGGTGCACCGCGTCGACAAGGACACCGCGGACCTGACCGACTCCGCCGCGGTGGGCGCCTTCTTCGCCGGCGTCGGCGACGTCGACATCCTCGTGAACAACGCCGGCGGGGTGGTCGGCCAGACCCATCACCCGATCGAGGAGATCACCGACGACGCCTGGTCGGCCGTTGTCGCGGCGAACCTGACCAGCACCTTCCTGTGCACCAGGGCCGTCGCGCCGGGCATGAAGCGCCGGGGCTGGGGCCGCATCGTCAACATCTCCTCCGGCGCGGGACGCAGCGTCAGCCTCACCGGCATCCAGGCGTACGCGAGCTCGAAGGCCGGGCAGATCGGCTTCACCCGGCAGATGGCGCACGAGCTCGGCCCGTTCGGCATCACGGTGAACTGCATCGCGCCCGGGTTCGTGCTGTCCAACCCCACGACGGTGAGGCAGTGGGAGAGCTACGGCGAGCAGGGGCAGTCCGCGCTCGTCGAGGGCATCGCGGTACGACGGCTCGGCAGGCCGGACGACATCGCGAACGGTGTCCGCTTCTTCGTCTCCGAGGACTCGTCCTGGATAACCGGGCAGACAATTTCGATTGATGGTGGACATGCTCTCTTTTGA
- a CDS encoding dipeptidase has product MLSFDATDSDYIDELTDYVAVPSVSRDATAETMRTAAEWLAAQLSFAGGRVVATQGHPVVRADWLGAPDAPTILVYGHYDVQPTGDLAEWDTPPFELVRDGDVIRGRGVTDDKGPVFIVLKVAQAFLAQEGALPLNVKFLFEGEEEIGSPHLPAYLREHADELAADLVISADGAMWRPSEPSLSIASKGLVTLDIEVTGADGDLHSGRYGGTVANPVHALSEILAGLHTSDGRVAVEGFYDGIPALSDERRAAIAEVPFDDDAYRAGLGLDEVFGEAGYSTLERLWERPTLEINGVRAGGKYTVIPHAATGHISCRLVPGQRPERVLQAITDHVLAHKIPGVRVAVRPDDVGVPAYTIPADHAAIRAASAALADVYPGQDVLLAVIAGTLPATALFEEVLGAKTLFFSFSTADENLHAPNEYMRISRLREGMRAWERLWRLLADGPHRLAPVSRDGS; this is encoded by the coding sequence ATGCTCTCTTTTGATGCTACTGACTCCGACTACATCGACGAGCTGACGGATTATGTTGCGGTCCCGAGCGTGAGCCGGGACGCGACGGCGGAAACGATGCGCACCGCGGCGGAATGGCTCGCCGCGCAGCTTTCATTCGCGGGCGGCCGGGTCGTCGCCACTCAGGGGCATCCGGTGGTGCGCGCCGATTGGCTGGGCGCGCCGGACGCGCCGACGATCCTCGTCTACGGCCACTACGACGTGCAGCCGACCGGCGACCTCGCCGAGTGGGACACCCCGCCGTTCGAGCTCGTCCGGGACGGCGACGTGATCCGCGGGCGTGGTGTCACCGACGACAAGGGCCCGGTGTTCATCGTCCTCAAGGTGGCGCAGGCGTTCCTCGCCCAGGAGGGCGCTCTGCCCCTGAACGTGAAGTTCCTCTTCGAGGGCGAGGAGGAGATCGGCAGCCCGCACCTGCCCGCGTACCTGCGGGAGCACGCCGACGAGCTCGCGGCCGACCTGGTGATCTCCGCCGACGGCGCCATGTGGCGGCCGAGCGAGCCCTCGCTGTCGATCGCCTCGAAGGGCCTGGTGACCCTCGACATCGAGGTCACCGGGGCCGACGGTGACCTGCACTCCGGACGGTACGGCGGCACCGTGGCCAACCCGGTGCACGCGCTGTCGGAGATCCTGGCCGGCCTGCACACCTCCGACGGCCGGGTCGCGGTCGAGGGCTTCTACGACGGCATCCCCGCGCTGAGCGACGAACGCCGCGCCGCCATCGCCGAGGTCCCGTTCGACGACGACGCCTACCGCGCGGGCCTCGGCCTGGACGAGGTGTTCGGCGAGGCCGGCTACAGCACGCTGGAACGGCTGTGGGAACGCCCCACCCTGGAGATCAACGGCGTCCGGGCCGGCGGCAAGTACACCGTCATCCCGCACGCCGCCACCGGCCACATCTCCTGCCGGCTCGTGCCGGGACAGCGCCCCGAGCGGGTGCTCCAGGCGATCACCGACCACGTGCTCGCGCACAAGATCCCCGGCGTACGCGTCGCGGTCCGCCCCGACGACGTCGGGGTGCCCGCGTACACGATCCCCGCCGACCATGCGGCGATCCGGGCGGCGAGCGCGGCGCTCGCGGACGTCTATCCCGGACAGGACGTCCTGCTGGCCGTCATCGCCGGCACGCTGCCCGCGACCGCGCTGTTCGAGGAGGTGCTCGGCGCCAAGACGCTGTTCTTCTCCTTCTCCACGGCGGACGAGAACCTCCACGCGCCGAACGAGTACATGCGGATCTCCCGGCTGCGCGAGGGCATGCGCGCCTGGGAGCGGCTGTGGCGGCTGCTCGCCGACGGGCCGCACCGGCTGGCTCCGGTGTCACGGGACGGCTCATGA